CTTCTCTGTCCATGAGCATGATCCTATCTCAATCATAACCCTTCGGCCACATCTCATGACCATCGTGATTACTCTTCACTCGCCCTTTCCTTCTGGCCTCTCCTCTTCAGCCGCCCCTCCTGCTGCTTGAACTTCCGGAAGGCGACGGACAGGGTGGACGACTCGGAGATGGCGCCGGAGATCAGAATCGCATCCATCACTTCCTTGAGCGTTGCCCCTTCCGTCACGGCGCGGGCTATGTGGGCGTCGAGACAATGCTCGCATCTGAGGGCCGTTGCCGCACCGATTGCCACAAGTTCTGCGGTTTTCCGGTCAAGGGCGGACGGCTCCCGGTAGATGGAAAGTCCCTTGAGGACATAAGGGTTAAAGGTGCGGGGCCGCTTCTTCAGGGTGCTCAGGAGGAACCCTAAAGCACCGCGCTGTTCTTCGAGCATCTCAGACAGGGCCTCGGCAAGCTCATCATTCCCCATTAATGACTTTGCCTGTTTCAGAAGCCTTTTCTTTTTCACTTGCGCCACGGGTTCACCTCCTATCGACAGAAATTCAATCTCATCGCAATTCCACCGCCTCTTTCTCGGAGACCCGCGGTGGGGCGGAAGGCGTCCTTGATGAATACCCCACGGGGACCAGGGCGACGGCTCTCAAATGACCGGGCAGAGCGAGGATCTCAGAGACATCTCTCTCCCTGAAGGCGCCGACCCAGACGCTGCCGAGGCCGTTTTCAAAGGCGACAAGCATCATATTCATGACACTGCATGCCACATCCTGAATCGCGTAGAGGTCAAGCCCCCTCTCCCCGTAGCGACTCATGATCCTGCTGTC
This genomic stretch from Thermodesulfovibrionales bacterium harbors:
- a CDS encoding carboxymuconolactone decarboxylase family protein; this translates as MAQVKKKRLLKQAKSLMGNDELAEALSEMLEEQRGALGFLLSTLKKRPRTFNPYVLKGLSIYREPSALDRKTAELVAIGAATALRCEHCLDAHIARAVTEGATLKEVMDAILISGAISESSTLSVAFRKFKQQEGRLKRRGQKERASEE
- a CDS encoding nitroreductase family protein, with translation MDEVLKIIKMRRSVRDFRKEGIPDTVIRKLVDAILWAPSAGNLQSRKFYFVTDSKIKRNLAVAALNQSFIDEAPLVVVGCTDSRIMSRYGERGLDLYAIQDVACSVMNMMLVAFENGLGSVWVGAFRERDVSEILALPGHLRAVALVPVGYSSRTPSAPPRVSEKEAVELR